The Rhizoctonia solani chromosome 4, complete sequence genome contains a region encoding:
- a CDS encoding Reverse transcriptase (RNA-dependent DNA polymerase) domain-containing protein: MAGVSATSSMVPKDVPPLDASMVPTSDLSVASTAIMHKTAQIDPQKIVTPLIPAAWHSCLENLKLLHMFSNVPVGLTQGFQLGASWALSSTSTLPNHKSAHDSPSIIDSHTSKELVLGCYSDPFLHTSLFNLIGHFCSALLGLVSKPSSPGEFRMVQDFSFSHSEGQNNPVNSEINVEEFPCIWGLFDNVVQALLDLPEGSSAATFDVDTAYQCIPIHPDNQPSTIVSWHNQLYIDHCAPFGAASSNGLFAQCSNVMLMILKASLGCCIVKWVDDYVIIRPPHDLPGGNTVEQDIYNVALLLGWPWKSTKTKPFASSFIFLGSKWLIPAQEVSILPKKQHRFLNKIAVWLNADRVLLKSTQQLIGSLVHCTNVVCNGREWLAGLIHFSTTFPHAHCFCFIVCAKPALATQDTLWWQAKLSANVCCCTISPPPLAYPHKFFMDVSMSFGIATSVDNHWAAWQLMQGWRSNSCNIGWAKILALEMTLESAIAYSICNLLLHFCLDNQDIIFAMAASRLHNLEQNNAIKCIFACSAQFGLHINTSHIASDENPADPLSCGVPIHTMPHCLWSTPIPAHLAALLAFTLLSL; this comes from the coding sequence ATGGCAGGCGTTTCTGCTACATCTTCAATGGTGCCAAAGGATGTTCCACCCCTAGATGCCTCCATGGTCCCCACATCTGATCTCTCTGTGGCCTCAACAGCCATAATGCACAAGACTGCTCAGATTGACCCTCAAAAAATTGTCACACCCCTCATCCCTGCAGCTTGGCACTCTTGCCTGGAAAACCTCAAGCTCCTCCACATGTTTAGCAATGTCCCAGTTGGCTTAACCCAAGGCTTCCAACTTGGTGCCTCATGGGCCCTTTCCTCTACCTCAACCCTGCCTAATCACAAATCTGCTCATGATTCTCCTTCTATCATTGACTCCCATACTTCTAAAGAGCTGGTGCTTGGTTGCTACTCTGACCCTTTCCTGCATACATCCTTATTCAACTTAATTGGTCATTTCTGTTCTGCCCTGCTAGGGCTTGTATCTAAACCTTCCTCACCAGGGGAATTCAGAATGGTACAGGATTTTTCTTTCTCCCACTCTGAGGGTCAGAACAACCCAGTCAACAGTGAGATCAATGTGGAGGAGTTCCCATGCATATGGGGATTATTTGATAATGTGGTACAGGCCCTTTTAGACCTCCCAGAGGGCTCATCAGCTGCAACATTTGATGTGGACACGGCATACCAGTGCATACCCATTCACCCAGACAACCAACCAAGTACCATTGTGTCATGGCACAACCAGCTCTACATTGATCATTGTGCTCCTTTTGGGGCTGCTAGCTCCAATGGCTTGTTTGCACAGTGCAGCAATGTAATGCTCATGATTCTCAAGGCTTCCTTGGGATGCTGCATTGTTAAGTGGGTGGATGATTATGTCATCATCAGGCCCCCCCATGATCTCCCTGGGGGCAACACAGTTGAGCAGGACATATACAATGTAGCCTTGCTGCTTGGATGGCCATGGAAATCCACCAAAACCAAACCATTTGCATCATCATTTATTTTTCTTGGTTCCAAGTGGTTGATTCCTGCCCAGGAGGTCTCAATTCTGCCCAAGAAACAACATAGGTTTCTCAATAAGATAGCAGTATGGCTCAATGCAGACAGGGTGTTGTTGAAAAGTACACAGCAACTTATTGGCTCCCTTGTCCACTGCACAAATGTAGTTTGCAATGGCAGGGAATGGCTTGCTGGTCTGATCCACTTTAGCACTACCTTTCCTCACGCTCACTGTTTTTGTTTTATTGTATGCGCTAAGCCAGCTCTGGCAACCCAGGACACATTGTGGTGGCAAGCCAAGCTGTCTGCCAATGTATGCTGCTGCACTATCTCCCCACCTCCCCTGGCATACCCTCACAAATTCTTTATGGACGTGTCCATGTCTTTTGGTATTGCAACCAGTGTTGACAACCATTGGGCAGCCTGGCAACTAATGCAGGGTTGGAGATCCAACAGTTGCAATATTGGTTGGGCCAAAATATTGGCCCTTGAAATGACACTGGAATCAGCAATTGCCTACAGTATTTGCAATTTACTGCTACACTTCTGCTTGGACAACCAGGACATCATTTTTGCCATGGCTGCCAGTAGATTGCATAATCTGGAGCAGAACAATGCAATTAAATGTATTTTTGCTTGCTCAGCCCAATTTGGCCTCCATATCAACACATCTCACATTGCTTCAGATGAAAACCCAGCTGATCCACTGTCATGTGGTGTACCCATCCACACTATGCCCCATTGCTTGTGGTCCACGCCAATTCCAGCCCATCTAGCTGCACTCCTGGCCTTCACACTGCTCTCACTGTAG
- a CDS encoding Retrotransposon-derived protein PEG10 produces the protein MADARSRKSSMASLALRQASPLITPATLERPSDAPISCTRVELRSEILWQQEDATKLDHLHRYLIGNNASSRSQPPALHRLLEKNTGHLFSHLDAWKQAMLQDVTQAVESAIQRLLTVPSSTNPHTPPRIVFTVIDNTPKAPSGSDSSGNKDFLVPIMDELDPKGKRVKLESPDPPKTC, from the coding sequence ATGGCAGATGCCAGATCACGCAAATCATCAAtggcctcacttgcattgaggcagGCATCCCCTCTTATCACTCCAGCCACACTAGAAAGACCTTCTGACGCACCTATAAGTTGCACAAGGGTTGAACTCCGTTCAGAAATCCTCTGGCAGCAAGAGGATGCTACAAAACTTGATCACCTGCACAGATATCTCATAGGCAACAATGCCAGCAGCAGATCTCAACCCCCAGCGCTCCACAGACTACTGGAGAAGAACACAGGGCACCTTTTCAGCCATCTAGATGCTTGGAAACAAGCCATGTTGCAGGATGTTACACAAGCAGTAGAGAGCGCAATTCAGCGCCTGCTGACTGTCCCCAGCAGCACAAATCCACACACACCTCCCAGAATAGTCTTCACAGTCATAGACAACACCCCCAAGGCCCCTTCTGGCTCAGACAgctcaggcaacaaggacttctTAGTCCCTATCATGGATGAGCTTGACCCAAAAGGAAAAAGGGTCAAACTGGAGTCACCAGATCCACCTAAAACCTGTTAA
- a CDS encoding Retrotransposable element Tf2 protein: MPHNIAQRFKDYTIQEGLLLYQGRVVVPDEPEIKQQLLSHFHDSPASGHQGRAQTLELISCHYYWPAMKFQVNCYVESCEICQRSKGHAHNYALNLLSVPAGPWEDISYDFIVKFKCKGYDSILVVVDRFSKMMHLIPCKETATAEDVAQMFLEHVWKLHGTPKRTVSDRGTTFNSKFLKALYRSLQITPSFSTADHPQSDGQTQIKNQWLEAYLRPFINHRQSDCVDWLPLAEFAHNNARSKATGKLPFEIVYGRSPVISPLLEPTGLPIADDRAKQLAETIQEVQASIKWAQERYKQADTGKPPPEFQPGDKHPNKKLDHKQYGPFPVIERVGSHAYCLALPETMRIHDVFHVSLLSAFKQDTEFDCTFTPPPPVITAEGEEEYKVDKFVDWAAEDRIWKYRMRWKGYAPHEDTWEPAKDLQHCKDKLRNFFANYPDAPAANNAIPANARKVRRGKIVKQHSKSKTACFVTLQALAAKTCPAKLFLRTPLSQHAHLQLLQCLGLQPLPQHQLLHHEWPRGDESTPRQLCQHNLHSDERQQSQQGQVLQAQGEEGPDTLYGKQVYCWCHFIASHLGAFRDLAQWHCHGFATPPPTVSTPPSARELTQAMQKLILLCPADPPAYISRPATPVTPSAHPDTPRPTEAHAPAPLPFPLFSSTPDTCWTPGYLSPVRETQWEPQSYLGWGNEEIRRNVETFEGRENEELFSFEELLAIDCSEWM, encoded by the exons ATGCCCCACAACATTGCACAAAGGTTCAAGGACTATACAATTCAGGAGGGTCTACTATTGTATCAAGGAAGAGTAGTTGTGCCAGATGAACCTGAGATCAAACAGCAGCTCTTATCTCACTTCCATGATTCTCCTGCTTCTGGTCACCAAGGAAGAGCACAAACTCTAGAGTTAATCAGTTgtcactactactggccagcaatgaaattccaagtcaattgctatgtggagtcttgtgaaatctgccaaagaagcaagggCCATGCACACAACTATGCTCTCAACCTGCTTTCTGTCCCTGCAggtccctgggaagacatctcatatgatttcattgtcaagtttAAGTGTAAGGGTTATGACAGCATCCTGGTGGTTGTAGACCGCTTctcaaagatgatgcacctgatTCCCTGCAAAGAAACTGCTACTGCTGAGGATGTTGCTCAGATGTTCCTGgagcatgtctggaagctacatgggACTCCCAAGCGCACTGTGTCTGACAGAGGGACtacattcaactccaagttccTCAAGGCACTCTACAGATCTCTGCAAATCACTCCTAGTTTCTCTACTGCTGACCACCCACAATCTGATGGGCAAACTCAGATCAAGAACCAATGGCTAGAGGCTTACCTACGTCCCTTCATTAATCATAGACAGTCTGATTGTGTTGATTGGCTCCCActggctgaatttgctcaCAACAACGCCAGAAGcaaagcaacaggcaaattgccctttgagattgtgtatGGACGTTCTCCTGTCATTTCACCACTCCTGGAACCCACTGGATTGCCCATTGCTGATGACAGAGCCAAGCAACTGGCTGAGACAATTCAGGAAGTAcaggcatcaatcaaatgggctcagGAGCGTTACAAACAGGCAGACACAGGGAAACCACCTCCTGAGTTTCAACCAGGAGACAAA CATCCCAACAAAAAGCTAGACCATAAGCAGTATGGCCCTTTCCCTGTCATAGAAAGAGTGGGCTCTCACGCCTATTGCCTGGCTCTCCCTGAGACCATGAGAATCCATGACGTGTTCCATGTCAGCTTATTGTCTGCTTTCAAACAAGAcacagagtttgattgcaCATTCACCCCTCCGCCGCCTGTGATCACagcagaaggagaagaagagtacaaagtagACAAATTTGTAGATTGGGCAGCAGAAGACAGAATCTGGAAGTACAGGATgagatggaagggatatgcgCCCCATGaggacacatgggaaccagccaaGGATCTACAGCAttgcaaggacaaattgcgcaacttctttgccaattacCCGGATGCTCCAGCAGCCAACAACGCCATCCCTGCAAATGCGCGCAAAGTTAGAAGAGGGAAGATAGTCAAGCAACACAGCAAGTCCAAAACTGCTTGCTTTGTCACTTTACAAGCTCTTGCTGCCAAAACTTGCCCTGCTAAGCTCTTCTTGCGCACTCCTCTGTCCCAGCATGCCCATCTTCAGCTCCTTCAATGCCTTGGCCTACAACCCCTGCCTCAACATCAATTGCTACATCATGAATGGCCCAGAGGAGATGAAAGCACACCTAGACAGCTCTGCCAACATAATTTACACTCTGATGAGCGCCAGCAGTCACAACAAGGTCAGGTTCTTCAAGCGCA GGGAGAAGAAGGGCCAGATACACTGTATGGAAAGCAAGTATACTGCTGGTGTCACTTCATTGCCTCCCATCTAGGTGCTTTCAGGGATCTGGCACAATGGCATTGCCATGGGTTTGCTACCCCACCCCCTACAGTCTCCACACCTCCATCTGCAAGAGAGCTAACCCAGGCAATGCAGAAACTCATTCTGCTTTGCCCAGCAGACCCACCAGCCTACATAAGCAGGCCAGCAACGCCAGTGACCCCTTCAGCACACCCAGACACTCCCAGGCCAACAGAGGCGCATGCACCAGCACCCTTACCCTTCCCCCTGTTCTCCAGCACACCAGACACTTGCTGGACCCCAGGATACTTGTCTCCAGTGAGAGAAACACAATGGGAGCCTCAGAGCTACCTAGGATGGGGCAATGAGGAGATAAGAAGGAATGTGGAAACATTTGAAGGCAGGGAGAATGAGGAACTGTTTAGTTTTGAGGAGTTACTAGCTATTGATTGTTCTGAATGGATGTAA